One Sulfuricurvum sp. DNA window includes the following coding sequences:
- a CDS encoding SDR family oxidoreductase, with the protein MNKQTVLITGASKGIGKAIADLLREQNIYEVLIPSHHELDLSSKESIKKYCAQHPTIDILINNAGINILGAVDSISDDDMDTMLGTNLIGPIALIRAVVPSMKDSGSGKIVNISSIWGIRSKENRTLYSATKFALNGVTKALSRELGEHNILVNSLCPGYVNTELTQKNVPPEEQQKIKATIPLGRFAEPSEIAKTVAFLISSDNTYITGQTIIIDGGFLA; encoded by the coding sequence ATGAATAAGCAAACTGTTCTTATTACCGGAGCATCCAAAGGGATCGGTAAAGCAATTGCCGATTTATTAAGAGAGCAAAATATTTATGAGGTATTGATCCCTTCTCATCATGAACTTGATCTTTCAAGCAAAGAGTCTATTAAAAAGTATTGTGCACAACATCCTACTATTGATATTTTGATTAATAATGCCGGAATTAATATTCTCGGTGCGGTAGATAGCATTAGCGATGATGATATGGATACGATGCTAGGGACGAATCTAATCGGACCAATCGCTTTAATTCGAGCCGTAGTCCCATCAATGAAAGATAGTGGATCTGGGAAAATAGTTAATATCAGCTCGATTTGGGGAATACGATCAAAAGAGAATCGGACATTGTACTCCGCAACAAAATTTGCTCTTAATGGGGTAACAAAAGCACTATCGCGAGAATTAGGTGAACATAATATTTTGGTCAACTCGCTGTGCCCTGGATATGTCAATACCGAATTAACCCAAAAGAATGTTCCGCCCGAAGAACAACAAAAAATCAAAGCGACTATCCCCTTGGGACGTTTTGCTGAACCAAGTGAAATTGCAAAAACGGTAGCTTTTTTGATCTCTTCGGATAATACCTACATAACAGGACAGACGATAATCATTGATGGAGGCTTCTTGGCATGA